From Rana temporaria chromosome 5, aRanTem1.1, whole genome shotgun sequence:
CTGCCTTGTCACATCACACATTTGCTAATCCAGGCATATGCAGTACTATGGTCAGCCTATAGACATTCAAATATTTCCATATTCTAAAACAGTAGAACAGCTTGAAACCTCATACACAAGGGCGCCTGGGGCCAGATGACACAGAGTCCAGCATACAGCCACTGACTTAAAAAATGACTGTATGTAGCATGTGTGGCAACTGGGCGAGGAAGTACAATCTACATTTTTTAATGTCATATGGCCACAGGTAcccatgtgtatgaggccttaaaggggttataaacctacatgtttttttcaccttaatgaaaaaaaaccttgcagtgtccggccccccagcccccaccCTGTTTTACTTTCATTTGCCCCCGAATTTCCGTGGACGTGTCCCCGTCGTCCTTCTCTCCTTGGAGTCCCAGCTTTGATTGGATATatttatagcagcgcagccattggctcccgctgctgtcaatcaaatccaatgacgcgtgtgctggggccaagtcatacactcggcgtctatggacgccgagtgtatgctacaggagcgcgcccgcaaggtaaccccctcaggagagattTTCCCAGAGGGGGATAGCTAATGCAGGaaggagccgcaagagccgctgtgggaccccagaacaggtggatcgggggccactctgtgcaaaacgaactgcacagtggaggtaagtatgacatgtttgttatttaaaaaaataatttataaaaacggTAAccattagtgtcactttaagacaAGCCTTCACTGACCTCTGTAACTGCAGGTACTGTGGAGCACAGCAGAAGCACTAAAGTCATTTGCATTCTTTTTCAAGCAGCTTTGCTCACACGGCTCCCCCCTAAAAAGCATTGCCTCAGCAGCCTTCTAAAGTCTACTGTGAAGCGCAGAACCGTTTTCTGGGAGAGTGAGCAGTGTGTGCTGCTAGAACCACTTGCTTGTCTTcagtgcttctgctgtgaatatTGAGAACAAAGTGCCCCatagtgcctgcagctacagagatcAGCAGGGGACTTGTTTAAAAGCTTATTTACCTTTTGTAGGTAAATAGCTTGGCAACATTTTATGTTTTAAGGGGAAACAGTATAACTCTTTGGCTCCAATGAGTACTCTTTCAACAACTGTAAGGCACCTCTCACAGGGGCATACTGATCagatctgcctgtcagtttttcaggcaaacCTGATTGGAAGGTCCATTCATCCCTTTGGACTGGTGGGTATAAACGGActtttatgccacatacacacggtcgttttttgtgatgaaataaaacaacgtttttcatcatgaaaaaaaacgacgtttttcttacttcatcataaaaaacgacgttgcccacacaccatcgttttctgaaaatgctctagcaaagcgcggttacgtacaacggcactctgttccattcaagctcccgtctcataacttgcttctgagcatgcgcaggtttaaaacgttgtttaaaacgttgttttagcccacacccgatcattttttatgacacaaaaaacgacattttgaaaaacgacataaaaaattgaagcatgttcgaattttttttggttgttttttttaagacaaaaaacgatgtgaagcccacacacaattattttaaatgacgtttttaaaaactttgttttatttcatcacaaaaaatgaccgtgtgtacgcggcactacACCCACCTACTTTCGGGTTTGATCAGGTCCACTAAAAGTAAAAACTGAAGAGACTCCTTCCTCTTCTGTTTAGGCAGAGAGGATCAGAGGCAGTCAGGTATAAACAGACAGTGGAGTCAGTTTACTCCTGACCGCCCATGGAGCAGAGTGGGGTCTCTGTCCATGTACAGGGGACATGGatgtgtcatccgcctgctctgcTCCGATCAGTGAGATGATCAGAATGGAATCcatcccatgtgaaagggcctatGAGTATAGGGCACTATAATTAGGTTGTTAAAAATAAGTCTTGTCATGTAAAGCCCATATTTATGGCTAAGCAAATTTGATAGACTCGGAAGAGCAATacttttttacattattaaagtAACATAATTCTAGCCAAATGGGCAATAAAGCAGTTACCAGATGTAGAATGTTAGTTTGGCAAATTATACATATCTGgctaaaacacaataaaaacacaataaaagtaaaaaacaaagccGTGGAAAAATAACATCCTCATAACTATGCCAGGCAGGTTCTCTTCAGAATGAATTATTTCTTAAACTGAGAAGGAAGATTTGTTTTCTTCAGGGAAAGGTGTCATAAATTACTGGAGTGTAAACTAATTAAATGGAAGCTGCATTAAATTAGATGTACAGTGTTCCACTAATGTTAACACGTTAGCTTTCCTTAAAATAACAACATATCTTTCCTCAAACCTGTCATGTTTTTGATAGAAGAATAATTTTTAATGTAATGCTGCATACTGGTGATTTAGTTCTTAAAGGTTCTTTGTTCCTTAAATGGGGAAACTAATAAACAGGCTGTATCTACGGATTACCATTCTGAAGGAACACTATCAATGTGGCCTACAGGAGTCAACATTGAATTGAGGACAGTAATAATATATAATGCCATCTCATCTCCTGGTGTATAATTCTagttgataaatatatatatatatatattgtgaggggttagctcggtagcggggtgtgtgaccccttggatgggttcaccacacactgaatttatacagattggcagtcgaagacggttgaaaacaaagtttttggtttatttttccatcttgctggaaaacaattgcaagcatccaaacagcataaacaaaatcaaacatgaaATAAACCCTAGCCAACCCTAGCCaatctgggcgtctaccttccacacaggaacctatctatggagtctggctcagcctagcgctgggcagacagtgctggtcatacagcagaaaacaatagtcttttgatttttatcacacagaaaaatcaatggtctcctcacctcctcagaagaccttcagctctgctctctttcactcagaaagcctcagcatgcagccaattagtggtaatcgcctggattacttatagaggccttaattgcctcattctgaacagctggagtatTCCAATGCCCTCCAACCTTTCCTGGctatttctcgcagccgacgccacggattggtgtattgtctaacaaggcagaaatgtatgtcccgtctgtgacaacacccacagatttacctgacttcctgtcacattctcccccctcttgtttcaaccctagggttgggacacaggttgccaggcaggcatgcactcgggacaacccatctgcattccccattttagcaccgggcgatgcgttaccacaaaactaaattcctggagggccaggaaccacgtattttttctcctattggtctctttgttctgtgccatccacttcaatggggcatgatccgtcaccagttcaaactgtctacccacgaggtagtaccggagagaatccaaagcccatttcacccaggggatttgtattcgtgtcattatctcttgttttgttaaattgatcacaaacagcaaattatcatattcagtattcaggccccacagcttcactttattggcttcatactgggctttctttttttgacggCAAGCTCTGGAAGCCAGCTTGTTTTTCTCCTTACGAGATCGCGGCCTGGCAGTGACAGGAAGCTCCGATACAGGTGTTAGGTCACTGATTACTTTATTCAGTTTACGCAGTTCACCACCAATCTGCAGAAGTTTTCTTGGATTTGGAGTCAGGTCTTCCACATCTGTCCTGCGAGATTTCTTAACAGTGTACTTGCCGTGATGCAGACCATTCTTCTGGTACATATTACTGGGAAGCGTGTCTCTGTCCCATTCAGACGGTCACAGCATCGCTTCATGTTGAGAAGGCATTAATTGCTCGCTATATTCCGATAAATACCTTCGCTTTCCTCTTTTCCTCGATGACACGGCAGTTATTTCTTTCAAATTTTCAACAGAATCATTTTCATAACCTGGCTCTGAGAAGGTATCACTGATATCATGTTTATCATCTtcattgtcttcttcttcttcctctgcgtcACTGGCTCCTCCTTTCACAGGTGTATCATCATCACCACTGCCTTTTTGTCTGGTTGGCTCATCATCCGAATTACTGGCAATGTGCTTTTGAGCATCTTCATTTTCAGAGTCACTAGCATTTTACGATTATTACTACCATTTTCTACATCGCTGGATGTTCGCTCCCTAGGTTCATCATCTTCTGAATCATTTGCTTCATTCTCAGATCCGCTGCCTCCTCCTTTCATGTCATCCTCGCTGTTGTCATTCTCATATCGATGCACTGGACTTTCAACATCTGATCCATGTTGTCTGTTATTTCCCTCATCATCAGAGTCACGCTCATCTTGAACTGGGGTTGCACCACCGTCAACTGAGTGTTCGGGGCTGTAATAGTCCGCTTCCATGGCTGGGCTTCTCACACCTCCAATTGTGGCCACATTCTGCGGAGGACAGAAAAGCTTTTGAGTCTCTATGAAAGGCAAAATGGCACAGCTTCTTCGGCCTATGGAGGGCTCTTCAATTGTCCTTTCCTGCTTTTTGGCTACAGCACCACAAAAACAAGTATTTTCCTTGGCTGCATCTCGAACTACAAATGGCTTAACTTTGAATGCCTTGCTAAGAGCAGCTGCTTGATATACAGCCTCCATAGCTGCTGCTTCATCTGCATGTATGTTCTTTCCCAACTCCTCCTTGCCCACTGCTTTAAGAAGCCATTCTTGAACTTTAGGTACACGAGTGGCTCCACCCACTATGATCACCTGATCATTTTCATCCATGTTCATTTCAGCACCACTCAAAGCCTTTTGTACAGGTAATGGGGACTCTTTCAAATAGGTCTTCACAAAGCTCCTCACTGTTTAGCTGAGCAAGCGTGGGGGTTTTACTGATAACTTCTTCAACCTGATAGGGACTTGAAAAGTCATCAAGACGAAGATAATCCACCTCTTTTGTTCCCCATATTTCAAAACTAGTTAGCTTTGTGTACTTGGTCAGATCCTCACAATATGTGTCCCACTGCTCCCAGTGAGATGTTAAGGGTGGACTGTTTCCAAGGATACCAGTAAATGAATCAAATATTTCAAAGTCTTTGCACTCCTCCAACAACAGAAAATTCTCTGCTGGGTTTTGTTGGTATGCCAGTTCTCTGTCCCGAAAAGTcggtgttactggcctgactcccagcctcggtctgctgtctctgaagctgtgtcacgatggcctccatttgctgctggtgtctctgttccaaacCTGCCATGCACTttcggtgagctgcaaggctctgttgttgagctgcaatgctccgctgcaaatctgcattcatctgctgttgatttgcatttgataaaaccagctgtttcagtatctcctccattttgggtttactttaattgcccgcggcactccaccatatgtgaggggttagctcggtagcggggtgtgtgaccccttggatgggttcaccacacaggGGTATAGGGTAAATGTTAGCCTCTCCTCTGTGATTCCGCCTTAAGCGCCATGTCACCAGTGGTAGAATTGCCCATCCGACATGGGCCTAACTCATTTAACAGTTCCTGCCAGCTAAAGTCAGGTTGCTGTCAAACTGAGACATcccaaaaacatgtataaaaGAAAGGTAGAATGAAGCCATTAAGGCCAAATTCTATCATATTTCTCTTGGCAACCTTGATGTGCAACTACTAGTTTTTTTAAAGatcatctaaggccccatacacacggtcgttcaccgctgaagtggcctgatggtcagatgtgcgtacacaccatcgttccaaaaaccaattgggtcagaacgtggtgacgtcaaacacacgacgtgctgaataaaacgaagttcaatgcttccaagcatgcgtcgacttgattctgagcatgcgctggttttgaaccgatgcttttctgtactaacaatcggtttggaccgatcgggcagcagtccatcggttcggttttgaagcatgttttaaaattttggaccgaaggaaaacagaccgatgggctatacacacggtcggtttggaccgatgaaactgaacctcggtccattctcatcggttttgtctgaccgtgtgtacgggcctgagAGGTTTATCCACTGGGAAACACAAGGACAGTCATGGCACAGCCAGTGAAGGACAACAGCCTCTCTAGCTTGAAGCTAAAGTTTGTGAAAGAGGGTGGGGACAGATGATGATAGAGTTAGGGTCTGCATAACACCCAGTACACATACAAGTAGAGTAAAAAGAACTGGACAGCCCATCAACTTACGCAGAATTACATGGATCTTTATCCAAAACGTGTTCACCCTGGGACAAGCCCAGAGCATGTGAAAAAAGTAGGAGAAAATTGGCCTTTGGAGCAACTACTGATCAAATGGGGATGCATTAGTGTGtatggaatgggcagcttgcatatctggaaaggcaccatcaatACTGAAAGATATATCCAGGGTTTGAGCAGTATATGATCCCATCCAGATGATGTCTTTTTAAGTGAAGGCCTTGCATATTCAGGCAGGACGATGCTAAACTGcatactgcatctatgacaaTAGCATGGCTTCGTAGTAGAAGATTCTGAGTGCTTAACTGGCCTGTCTGCTGTCCAGACCTTTCGCCAATTGAAAATATTTGGTGCATCTTGAAACAAAAAATACGAAAAAGAAGAcccaggactgttgagcagttagaaTCCTATATCAGGCAAGAATAGGACAGCATTCCTCTCCCAAAACTTTAGCAACTGGTCTCTTCAGTTCCCAGATGTTTACAGAGTGTtgttaaaagaagaggggatgctATAGTAAACATGGCCGCTTCctaacttttttgagatgtgttgctgtcATTAATTTCAAAATGACCTTATATGTTTTCccttaaaatggtacattttcctggtttaaacattttatgttttcttttgtgaataaaatatgggtttgtgagacttgcaaagcattgcattctgtttttatgtagattttacacagtgtcccaacttttttggaatagGGTTGCTTTAGAGAATTTAACCAATGTTTGTGGAGTTGATGAATAATGTATGTTTGAATATATTGCTTCCTTGCACATAAGGATACTCAACCGGCACATACACCTTCTGCATTATGAGTTTGGCCCTTGTGTCCACCAACCATCTGTAATGGTCTCCTAATAATACATAACTGTAGCCTACCTATATGGCCTGTACCAGGTCATAATGAGTGGGGTTAGGGAAGTGTGGCAATTGATCCTGTTACAGAGACCCTCATAGAGCTGCTTCTTGCTCCTAGACTGAGCTGCCATGACAGTGAGCTTTTCCAGATATGGACTTTTCCTATTTATGGACATTTTGACAATTGTGAACTCAAGCCCTATTTTAGGCCCCCATATTTGTGCCAATATCAGTTTTTGTTTGAAATTGATCCTGGAgtgcttttctattttttattttttatctgtgtATTCAGCCGTTTGGCTGAAGTTTAGCTTTAACTAACTTATCTAATAGCTGAAACCTGATTGATGGCTGTGCTACTTTGTGCTACTTTGTAATTGACAACTGTGGTTTGTACCTTTTAATTAACAGGATTGCAGGAGTTTTGTTTTTCCATACAGTAATCACCAGTACTTGGGAAAGAAGTCTGTCCCATATTTTTCTCGTTGGCTGTGAAGAAAGATGTGTTGCCTGTAAATGGACGATGGCCTATTTTGTGGAGGTAAAACTGTACTTAATATTTTATTCATCATTAAGGAGTATTTACTGTGTGACCCCGACAGCTTTCTGCTGCCTTGATAAATTATCTGATTCAAGTTCTGTGAGAAAAATGCAAAGACATAGCTAATTAACCTAACAGAACTACTTAATAAAAGCTTTTCTCGTCAATTACAGCTTCGCCGCGTGGGTGCCATTCACGCACTGGAACAAGGCTCTAGCTAAGATAATTCCTCATAATGCACTCATACCTGACACatgtaaatacagtgtttggggATATCTGAAGTGACCTTTAGTATTGCCATCACTAGACTATATCAGCTAATTGCTAGATAAATGTCACTGCTGGAAATGTAAAGACTACAGCTTAAACAGTGggacactttgaaaaaaaaaaaaaaaaacagcacggtAATGCCTAATGTCTGAGAGATGGATTTTCCCCCTAAGCCAACAACTCATCAGTATGAGCAGCAGTATGGCAAAGGCAGTCAGGGACTCATTAGCTGGTTTCCCCtaaagtgttactgaacccaggaccctgcattcactatatctggtctaaccagtgcacagaacatggaaatgtaattattttactaAATATAAACTGTAAATTCCTTTCCCATCAGCAGTTAgtgcagtcttatgacttctatcagggtctggttaaagcttgcaggaggagttttcattctactctgattgCCCTATGAGGCAGAAGGACCTctgaccctctgcctggacagtgctgattgtccCTGTGTTGATCACATTCACCCCCCAAGAAACGAaaactctttagcaatacacaccaaacttatCATGCTCAGAgtgtccccaaggctctgttctatcaggagatggattgggaacTGTGGAAGACAGAGAGGAtcagaggatcagagaagacaggatcaaacagcctttttacacaatgcacatgattaaccccttaggttccacagtgagtataacaagcatgttttacagcctgattttacttttgtgggtttaataacactttacctCTATGAAAAGAGGTCATTGAAGCTTAGATCCATAGACTATCAAACCCATCAAGGGCTTAAATCTTGGTCAATTCCTATATAGTTAGCTGAAATTTGAAATTTGGCCCTGCAACTACCACCCAGCTTGACAACAAGGTTGATAATATATTGGCCAAACAGTGATTGCTTCTTATAAGATGCagtcataggggcagatccacatacatctgcgccgggcgcagcgtatctaagatacgctacgccgctgtaacttactcttgtttggtttgaatcctcaacaaatttgcgccgtatgggcgtaaaatgaaggatggatggccgcactccaaaccaaacaggttgtctttatttaaacgaacagcaaaacataccagatcacagcaacagaaacaggaggataaatttgcgccgtaagttatggcagcgtagtgtatctgttgcggagtaagggcgcggaattcaaatggaagtgatgggggcgttttttatgctaatacgtcgtgacccgacgtaaacaacgtttttttggaactgcgcatgaggGGTcctcacttgcgatgaaaacttgcggcggtgtaacgtatctacgatacgttacgccgccgctcacctacgtgaatctggcccacagatcctGTGCCAAAGTCATTCAGCTCCAGAAAATGTTTAGGATATGAAAAAGTTGGTCTTCCAGTAGTATGCTTCTCACTATTCTACCATAGCTAATCCTTAGCCTGTGCTGGGAAATAC
This genomic window contains:
- the LOC120940216 gene encoding CREB3 regulatory factor-like; this encodes MNMDENDQVIIVGGATRVPKVQEWLLKAVGKEELGKNIHADEAAAMEAVYQAAALSKAFKVKPFVVRDAAKENTCFCGAVAKKQERTIEEPSIGRRSCAILPFIETQKLFCPPQNVATIGGVRSPAMEADYYSPEHSVDGGATPVQDERDSDDEGNNRQHGSDVESPVHRYENDNSEDDMKGGGSGSENEANDSEDDEPRERTSSDVENGSNNRKMLVTLKMKMLKSTLPVIRMMSQPDKKAVVMMIHL